TTATGTACTTTTGTTATGGAAAAAGTTATACTATATCCTTTCTTCCTCATTCCTGTACAAATAGTATTAATTGTGATTCATTTTTTTTGTGTCTGCAGGTCAGTCACTGTCAGGACCGACAAAGTGCATACTGAAGATGACGAGGGGATGGGCTAGACCAATGTGTTTTAGACGTCAGAATTAGAATCGTGTGGGAGTTGtacatgtgcttgtgtgtgtgtgtgggtgggtgggtgggtgtgtgtgtgcgtgtgcgtgggTGTGTGCGTGGGTTATTTAATGTGCTAGCGAATCGTTCATACTgaaatatacttcctccgttcctaaatatgtctttctagagatttcaatatagactacatacggatgtatatagacgtattttagagtgtatattcactcattttttCTTCGCATGTAgcccatattgaaatctctaaaaagaattatgtttaggaacgaagagagtaaTTTTCAATCCCACCCGCCCCTTCTCGGAACTCTCCTATTCTTCCCTATCTACTTCCAAATTTCTTGTCATCCTCGTGTGTTCTGATCCTCCCTAAACCTAAGTTAGCTCAACAGTTGGTATAATTAAAAGCTTTATTCTGGTCTGAATCATGCTTTCACTACACTTGATTGTACTGGTAAATTGATAAGTTTGCTAATCCTCTTTGGGTTCGATCAATGTTGGTTTGATTTATCGAAAGGCTGCGACCACTCCATTCAAACCCAATGCTCTGAATAGGATTCCAGTAGTACCCATGGAACTATGGATGGCATATGGGGGAGTGGTTGGTGGCCATCATCATGGTGCTCACTGAAGGTGGTGATCATTGACCAGGCATGCAGATTGACGTGCAAACCCAGTGTTGTAACTCATTTCATCAATGGCCTTAAACAGGACGTCACGATCTCAGGGGAGCAGTTGAATCACAACTTGATCAAATGTTTTGATCAAATCCGTGCCAAGTCAGTGTCAAACTTTATTTGCATTACTAAAATGGAAAATACGAACAATTAAATTATTGCTCTCTATTTATTCAATTGATTGCTCTCCAAAAATGATGTTAGAAGGATTTTGAGTCGATAAAAATAATATAATATGTTGAAAGAATAAGAACATAAAAACATAGATTAAACACTGTCCTGAGTATGAAGGTTGAGGGTCATTGCACAACAATAAAAGAGTGAAGGTTGAGGGAAAAGGGGTCTGAGGAAGATAGAAGTGGGAGAGAACACCAATTTGCCATTATAGGAATACGAAGCAAATGCCATTTTTGACACACATGTTTGAAATAGAACAATTGTTTGACCTTTATTTTATAATATTATTCCGTGGCAACGTTGAAGGAGAGCAAGGGGGTGATAAGGTGTTGGCGATGGCGGTGAGACAATTTGCGAGGTCGGATCTGTGTAGGCGGCCAGTAAGGATTGTGAGCAATAATCAAGTTTGATGGTCCGTGGCAACGCATGGGCACTCAACTAGTAGCTCTAGGTTATCAACTATATGTTCACGTTCATAATCTGAGAAATCTTCATGATAAATCTCTGTGAGTCTAGCAAGCTTATTCACATTGAACCTAGAAAAGCAGTTTCTTGGGTCAAGACAAGAGAAGTTCTGGAGCAGATCTGAAGATACCTCATTAAAACGACGATCAAACTCTGTGGTGATGGAGTCAATGGCAGCATAGAAGGTGTCCACGCGGAAAAAATGATTAGCCGTGACATTGTTTCGTCCACCTTTTCTTGATTTTCCCCACTTTGTAAAGATGTCATCCATATTTGGTATCGGAATGTCGTTTTTGGTGCAAAAGGCTTTGACATCTTCCAAGAGTGGCTCCCAACCATGATTTCTCCAGTTGATCAAACGTGTTCTCACATCCGTAACCAATGACATTGCCTGAAATGAGACAATTACAATTTAGATGCATGTATGTTTACATGAACAAAATATATCGAGCAGACTATATACATATCCCCCCTGACGCCCAGCATAGACTATATACATATAGCATGATCCATCACATACCTGAACAACATTTTGATCCTTCTTTTGCAATAGAAGAAACAAATCATTTGTCATGCGAAGGATTTTTAGCATCATCTTCAGGATGAACACAAAGCTAAAAGTCTTCATTTGATAAACCAAACCTCCTGTCGTACATGGAACACGCACATCATCCTCAACAATACCCAAAACCTTGACTGCATCCCACGTTGATTCAATGCGAGATAAGGTTGTGTAATGACAACTACATCTTGTATCTTCAGGTCTGACCAAGGATGTTTCTTGATTTTTCCCTCTTCCCGTCGGCATCTCACCACTGCTTGAATTTGAGGCTTCAAGCTACTATTAAAATTTGCTACAAAATTTCAGGAAAGTTCAGAAATcacctcctcccctttcctttggATTTCCTATCCCCTTCCTCTTCCTTTCCATCTTTGGGCAACCTGGACTGAGAAGTGGCCGGAAGGCCGGACTGCAGTTGCTGCTGCTAGGTGCCTACTGCCTAGGCCCCGGCTGGAGACGCCGCTTGCGCCCAGAGCGCCGCTGCCGCGGTGCTGCCGCCCTCTAGCCCCCCAGACTGTCGCCGTCGTTGCCTACCCTGCCGTTGGCTGAAGCGCCGTTGCCTGCCCCGCCCGCTCCGGGCGACCTGGCCAGCCGTTGCCGCCGCGCTAGCTTAGGGATTAGGGTGTGGAGAGAAAAGAACAGAGTAGTCGACTACAGAGTACTCGAGTGCGTTGTGTCTCAGCTCGCGTGGACGCTCGAAGCCTTGAACGAACCTGGCTGGCTGCCTCGGGCCTCGGCTGTTGGCCCATCAGGTCGCTCTCTGCATCGGGCCCATCACGTATTAACAGCTCGTATTCTGCTAGCGATCGATGCATAGTAGTATTAAATGTTTTTTGCTCAAAATTAAGGTATGGCAGGCGCCACACCCTGCCCACCGGGGAGCTCCGTcagtgtttgtacctaagttatcatgtTTGTGGTTCGTATATTATCATACTATTTACATAAAATTTACTAGGGTATCTTTTCAAAAATCTCCTTCGCAACGGTCAAAGTTACCACAATGTTTGTACCTATATTATCAGGTATATGTGGTACGTATATTACCATACGACTTACAAAGAATTTACCGTGtgtatgttttcaacaacttttatcTCGGGTCCAAAAATACCGCGGCATTTGCACATAAATTATCAGGTATGCGGTGCGGACATTATCGTCTTATTTACATAGAAGTTCCGAAGGTACTTTTTCAACAAATAAAACAGGATATGGACATGGTTAATATGGGCAACATATGTTCAAACTTTTTGCATGGTTTAATATGCATGGCACCTCAAGGAGAAATGCTTGGCTGAGTAGTGAGTACTAAATTTAGATGGCTATATTCACTCTCCATCAACAAAAATTGACCTCATCGATCTACAACAGAACTtattagggagagagagagaaaaataGGAGCAAAACCTCTTTCTGGATAAAGTTTAGATGGCTATATTCACTCTCCGCCAACAAAAATTGACGTCACGATCTACAACAGAGCTTATTAGGGAGAAAAAAAAGGAGCCCAAGCAAACCCTCTTTCTGGTTAAAAGTCGTCTGTAAATGCTCTTCACACAGGCTGTTTTCTGAACGTTCTGCCCACGTCGAATGTTGAAGCAGATATTACACGTTGAAGGCAGCTTCAGGTCAAATTCTGAAGCTAAATTTATATGACTGTATTCAGTCTGTTCCGGTAGTTCTACAGCATGAACACAGGCTGAGTACTAAATTCATATGGCTCTATTCACTTTGACCAACAAAAATCTGATCTACAGCAGAACTTACTAGGCAGGGAGGAAATTATTAGGAGCCTAAGCAAAATCTCTTGCCGGATAGAATTCTTCTGTAAATTCTCTTCACACTGTACAAAGTAGAAGTGATCAAAAGCAGTAGGAGAACTTTAGCCTATAAAAAACAGAgcacgagcagcagcagcagacagGGCATCCGATGAGGCCGTTCTCGTTGCAGTCAGGGCATCGCCATAGTCGTCCTCCTCGCCCTCGACGAAGATCTTGCAGCAAGTCTCGCGGGGGACGaaccggacgccgccgccgcaggCGATGCACGTTGTGATTTCATCAGGCTGTGAGTCAGAGCTCCAGTGCCATTACTGAGAAAACAGTGAGGAAAGTTCACGGAGGCAAATGTTTCATAGCACTTTTGCTCAAGGCAGTCGGCAGTGCAGGGCCGGTGGAAGCGGCCGTCCGGATCACGACCTGCGGTGCGAGAGTCACGGTGAGGAGAGCGATGAGGGGATCCGGTCAGCGCTGATAAAACTTAAGAGGAGGGGCTGCGATTGGTTCCGGATCACGATCCAAGGGCTGGAGAGGAGAATCGTTCGGTCAAACTGCAAAAAAACTCTCCCGAATAATAAAAACCCAACCCCACGCCGGACTCCGTCCTCCACGATTCGATTTCCTCGCCAGTTCACGGGCCGCTAGTGCCGGGGCGCGATCGGCGGTGAGATTCGTCGCCGGGCGGAAATGGTTGTCGCGGCGGCCGAGGGCCCGATCCGCGCCGACGCCGTGCCGGAGAGGGCCGAtgcggcggcggccagggaggacgAGGTCAGGGAGTACAAGAGCGACGTGAGGAAGCTCGAGGAGCTGTTCAAGAAGCTGAACCCCTCCGCGGAGGAGTTCGTGCCGCTCTCCCGCCGCCAGCAGGGGGGCGGCGCCCGCCGCTTGTCGGCGGACGCGCCCGTCTTCGACTCGCCCGCGATCGACTACTATGCGCCCCACCACCCGTTCCAGCATCAGCAGATGCACGTGATGCAGGTGGTCGGTGGCGCGGGCAGAGACTCCAGCAGCGACGGATCCGCCAACGGCCAGCCCAATCGACGGGTAAGCGCTCGCCGAATTGCCTCGGTTTCTCGATTTGTTTCCCGTGGCGCTCAGATTGGAGTGGCGACGCCTTGTGGCCAGATCATCAGTCGATCAGATTTGAGGTTTACGGTGATGTTGATGGGTTTGGGTtttttgatctctctatctctctctctctctcttttctaggGTTTTAGGTGTAGTTGGGTTTTAATATTAGCACCACCAATTTTGGATGTCGCCATCGTTACTTTGGTGAACGGATTTTCCTCATAGATCGATCAATTTCTTCTCGCCTCTTATCCTTTTTACTGGATTCGATCGTGTGGTTGGCTTTATATCCGTTTGCTTTTCAGTTGTTGTTAGTTTTTTCACATGAATTTGTTTGTCAATGCTGATTCTATATTTCACCATATTTGGGTTTTAAGCAGGGGCACCACTTCTTTCTCGGTTATATTGATCAGCTGCATTGGTCTTGTGGTTACAGAGAAGGAATGGCTTCAACCAGGGGAGACGTAGGTTGGGAGTCCGGCCAAGGAGAACTGACAGGGAGGATAGTGTACGGCGAACTGTCTATGTCTCAGACATTGATCAACATGTGAGAATATCAAAGAGAATTGAGCTGTCGCATTAGTTTCTTCTTTTCAGGATTCTTCTTAATTGACTGACCCCATCGATTTGCAGGTCACTGAACAGAAGCTTGCTGAGGTTTTCTCAAACTGTGGTCAAGTATGCTCTTAGACTCCTTACTATTAAAAATATTTGTTGTGAATATCCTTTTTTATGTCTTGAAATAAAATAAGCGATCTGCTTTTAATGGCTTAAAATATTGCATGACAGAACTGCTGTAAGTCGAATGCATCATCTTAACAAGTATCTAGGATGAGTTCATATATGTTGATATATCTTGAATCCAGCATGTTGGAAGCATTTTTGTTTGTATTTTGTGGCACACAGCAAGTATGGGTTCGTACTATATGACTACAGTTGTACAAATATGACATCAAATAAATGTGATGGTAATTCACCTGTGGGTGCCACTCCCCGGAGTTTTGACTCGTTTAACATATGTATAATTCCATTATTTTCTAATTAATTATTTAGTTATTCCGCTAATCCTCTTTGATCCTTGGCATAAGAGATAACTTGTCCAAACCCAATAGGAATATGGCCTAACCGTTGTTCCTACTCTTATCTATTAGTATAGTTTGGTTATCCCTGTTAGTTAGTTATAAGTTATCAGTTACAAACCAGCACTTGCACACCTGTACCTGCTGCCAATAAAGGCAAGGCACCATTTGTTCATTCATCTCAGAAATCCAACTAAATTGATGAAAACCAAACAATCCTCATTTAAATAACCCAACCACTACCAAGTTTCTAATATTTTGTGCCAGCAGCCTTTGGAGTATTGACAGAGAGATCGTCTTATGTTGCACCAATTTTGATGCACATCCCTTCGGTCAGGTGCTTGCACCAGCTTTTGGTACTTAAATTATCTGAGTCCACGTCCGCTGTTACCAGGATCTCCTGCGTCTTCTGTTTTTTTAAGCTCCCGTAAAGACATAACCTGCTTAAGTGTTACTGATGTATCAGATATTTGGTTTCAGTCAATCTGGAACGTCCTATCCTAA
The sequence above is drawn from the Triticum aestivum cultivar Chinese Spring chromosome 7A, IWGSC CS RefSeq v2.1, whole genome shotgun sequence genome and encodes:
- the LOC123149644 gene encoding polyadenylate-binding protein-interacting protein 8, with translation MVVAAAEGPIRADAVPERADAAAAREDEVREYKSDVRKLEELFKKLNPSAEEFVPLSRRQQGGGARRLSADAPVFDSPAIDYYAPHHPFQHQQMHVMQVVGGAGRDSSSDGSANGQPNRRRRNGFNQGRRRLGVRPRRTDREDSVRRTVYVSDIDQHVTEQKLAEVFSNCGQVVDCRICGDPNSVMRFAFIEFADDVGARAALTLGGTILGFYPVRVLPSKTAILPVNPKFLPRTEDEKEMVSRTVYCTNIDKNVPEDVVKNFFEGICGEVARLRLLGDYVHATCIAFVEFVQAEGAILALNCSGMLLGSLPVRVSPSKTPVRPRSPRAMSH